The proteins below are encoded in one region of Alistipes indistinctus YIT 12060:
- the hisB gene encoding bifunctional histidinol-phosphatase/imidazoleglycerol-phosphate dehydratase HisB, translating into MPQPKKVLFIDRDGTLIVEPPVDYQVDSLEKLRFVPGAITAMSRIATLGYELVMATNQDGLGTASFPEETFHPAHNLMLATLAGEGIRFDEQLIDRSMPADNAPTRKPRTGMFGRYLDNPQYDLKASYVIGDRVTDIELAKNLGARGILLRPAEEGRRMLAEAGLTDYCALITDDWNKIWQLLRAGERTAAISRKTRETDISVRLDLDGGGPSHIDTGLKFFDHMLDQIVHHAGFTLEVTVRGDLEVDEHHTIEDTAIVLGEAMYAALGSKLGIERYGYCLPMDECDATVLIDFGGRIDFAWNVVFRRERVGDVPTEMFRHFFKSFADAARCNLHITAEGENEHHKIEGIFKAFSRALRMAASRNSFKFELPSSKGVL; encoded by the coding sequence ATGCCACAACCCAAGAAGGTACTCTTTATCGACCGCGACGGCACGCTGATCGTCGAGCCGCCGGTGGACTACCAGGTCGATTCGCTCGAAAAGCTGCGCTTCGTTCCCGGCGCGATCACCGCGATGAGCCGCATCGCCACGCTCGGTTACGAGCTGGTAATGGCCACGAACCAGGACGGACTCGGCACCGCGAGCTTTCCCGAAGAGACGTTTCACCCTGCGCACAACCTGATGCTCGCCACCCTTGCGGGCGAAGGCATTCGTTTCGACGAACAGCTGATCGACCGTTCGATGCCCGCCGACAACGCCCCCACGCGCAAACCGCGCACAGGCATGTTCGGCCGGTACCTGGACAATCCGCAATACGACCTGAAGGCCTCGTACGTAATCGGCGACCGGGTCACCGACATCGAACTGGCGAAAAACCTCGGTGCGCGCGGCATCCTGCTGCGCCCGGCCGAAGAGGGGCGCCGAATGCTCGCCGAAGCCGGACTGACGGATTACTGCGCGCTGATTACCGACGACTGGAACAAGATATGGCAGCTGTTGCGCGCAGGGGAACGCACTGCAGCGATCAGCCGCAAAACCCGCGAAACCGACATTTCGGTACGGCTCGACCTGGACGGCGGAGGGCCTTCGCATATCGATACAGGGCTCAAATTCTTCGACCACATGCTCGACCAAATCGTACACCACGCCGGCTTCACGCTCGAGGTAACGGTACGGGGTGACCTGGAGGTGGACGAACACCACACGATCGAAGACACGGCCATCGTGCTGGGCGAGGCAATGTACGCGGCGCTCGGCTCGAAACTCGGCATCGAGCGTTACGGTTACTGCCTGCCGATGGACGAGTGCGACGCTACGGTGCTCATCGATTTCGGCGGCCGGATCGATTTCGCCTGGAATGTCGTTTTCCGCCGCGAACGGGTCGGCGACGTACCCACCGAGATGTTCCGCCACTTCTTCAAGAGCTTCGCCGACGCAGCCCGGTGCAACCTGCACATCACGGCCGAAGGCGAAAACGAGCACCACAAAATCGAAGGCATTTTCAAAGCTTTCTCCCGGGCTCTGCGCATGGCCGCATCGCGCAACAGTTTCAAGTTCGAACTGCCCAGCAGCAAAGGCGTACTGTAA
- a CDS encoding imidazole glycerol phosphate synthase subunit HisH yields MIAVIDYDTGNLCSVANALGRLGAEYRITASPDEIRGADRVLLPGVGEASSAMQKLRERSLVEVIRSLTQPVLGICIGVQLLCQSSEEGDTACIGIFDNRVRKFDTLFAEAGILLPDATGTAAPLSDAGSCSARQADVPADATILRPAGRLKIPHMGWNSVENLRSELFTGIDQGAYVYYVHSFAPEVNADTIATTTYGVPFSAAIRKDNFYGTQFHPEKSASIGAQILQNFLTL; encoded by the coding sequence ATGATAGCAGTCATCGATTACGACACAGGGAACCTCTGCTCGGTAGCCAATGCGCTCGGAAGACTCGGCGCCGAATACAGGATTACCGCATCGCCGGACGAAATCCGCGGCGCCGACCGGGTCCTGCTGCCGGGAGTGGGCGAAGCATCGAGCGCGATGCAAAAACTGCGTGAGAGGAGCCTCGTCGAGGTGATCCGCTCGCTCACCCAACCCGTGCTGGGCATCTGTATCGGCGTGCAGTTGCTTTGCCAAAGCAGCGAAGAGGGCGATACCGCCTGCATCGGCATCTTCGACAACCGCGTACGCAAATTCGACACGCTGTTCGCTGAAGCGGGAATCCTCCTCCCGGACGCAACCGGCACCGCAGCCCCTCTCTCAGATGCAGGCTCCTGTTCCGCTCGGCAGGCCGACGTCCCTGCCGATGCCACCATACTTCGCCCGGCAGGCCGGCTGAAAATTCCGCACATGGGCTGGAACAGCGTCGAGAATCTCCGTTCAGAACTTTTCACCGGCATCGACCAGGGCGCTTACGTCTACTACGTACACTCCTTTGCGCCGGAGGTGAACGCCGACACGATCGCCACGACCACTTACGGCGTGCCGTTCAGCGCCGCGATCCGCAAGGACAATTTCTACGGCACGCAGTTCCACCCCGAAAAGAGTGCCTCGATCGGCGCTCAAATCCTGCAAAATTTCCTGACCCTGTAA
- the hisA gene encoding 1-(5-phosphoribosyl)-5-[(5-phosphoribosylamino)methylideneamino]imidazole-4-carboxamide isomerase, protein MITIIPAIDMIGGECVRLTQGDYDRKTSYYKDPLEVALRYADCGIRRLHLVDLDGAKASHPVNLAVLERIVLRTPLEVQYGGGIKSKEALEAVFSSGAKRAICGSIAATQPDMFSRWLADFGPQRMVLGADTRDGLISINGWQQAATMGVEELIEHFRPAGLSQVICTDIAQDGMLSGPSTSLYTKLQAAFPEIDITVSGGIGSWSDIEELDRLGLRSVIVGKAIYEGRISFDQLRAAAR, encoded by the coding sequence ATGATCACTATAATTCCGGCCATCGATATGATCGGCGGCGAGTGTGTCCGGCTCACGCAGGGCGATTACGACCGCAAAACCTCTTATTACAAAGACCCGCTCGAAGTGGCGCTGCGATATGCCGACTGCGGTATCCGGCGGCTGCACCTGGTCGACCTGGACGGTGCGAAGGCGTCGCATCCGGTCAACCTGGCGGTACTGGAACGCATCGTTTTGCGCACACCGCTCGAAGTACAGTACGGCGGCGGCATCAAGAGCAAAGAGGCGCTCGAAGCGGTCTTTTCGAGCGGCGCGAAGCGCGCGATCTGCGGCAGCATCGCAGCCACGCAGCCCGACATGTTCTCCCGCTGGCTCGCCGACTTCGGTCCGCAGCGGATGGTCCTCGGCGCCGACACGCGCGACGGGCTGATCTCGATCAACGGCTGGCAGCAGGCCGCCACCATGGGCGTCGAAGAGCTGATCGAGCACTTCCGTCCCGCCGGGCTTTCACAGGTCATCTGCACCGACATCGCGCAGGACGGTATGCTCAGCGGTCCTTCGACTTCCCTCTACACGAAATTGCAGGCCGCTTTCCCGGAGATAGACATCACCGTCAGCGGCGGCATCGGTTCATGGAGCGATATCGAGGAACTCGACCGCCTCGGACTGCGCAGCGTCATCGTCGGCAAAGCGATCTACGAAGGACGTATCTCGTTCGACCAACTCCGGGCAGCAGCACGATAA
- the hisD gene encoding histidinol dehydrogenase translates to MQIIVNPEKREWAALTARPQMERSTIGPRVAAILDAVRAEGDDALLRLTREIDGVKLPSPAVTADEIEEASRLVPQELKTAIATAKNNIERFHAAQQGEGVDLETMPGVRCVQKAVPIRSVGLYIPGGSAPLFSTVLMLAIPARIAGCPQITLCSPPDKQGKLSPAILYTAQLCGVTHIFKAGGAQAVAAMAYGTQSIPKADKIFGPGNQYVTEAKQQVSQFTAIDMPAGPSEVLVMADETADPAFVASDLLSQAEHGPDSQAMLVASSRELAERVVREVERQLAELPREAIASRALDHSRIIVMDTPEEMVEFANAYATEHLIISMDNPWEVARRITAAGSVFIGNYTPESAGDYASGTNHTLPTYGWARSCSGVNLDSFMRKITFQEITPAGLQRIGGVIETMAAAEGLGAHKNAVTLRLRKLE, encoded by the coding sequence ATGCAAATTATCGTCAATCCCGAAAAGCGCGAGTGGGCCGCGCTGACCGCGCGCCCGCAGATGGAGCGCAGTACGATCGGGCCGCGTGTGGCAGCGATCCTCGATGCAGTGCGTGCCGAAGGCGACGATGCGCTACTGAGGCTGACCCGCGAGATCGACGGCGTAAAACTGCCCTCGCCGGCCGTCACCGCGGACGAAATCGAAGAGGCTTCGCGCCTCGTCCCACAGGAACTTAAAACGGCTATCGCCACGGCCAAAAACAATATCGAACGGTTCCACGCCGCCCAGCAGGGCGAAGGCGTGGACCTGGAGACGATGCCGGGCGTGCGCTGCGTGCAGAAAGCCGTTCCGATCCGCAGCGTCGGGCTCTATATCCCCGGCGGATCGGCCCCGCTCTTTTCGACCGTACTGATGCTTGCCATCCCGGCCCGCATCGCCGGATGTCCGCAGATTACACTCTGCTCGCCGCCCGACAAACAGGGCAAACTCTCGCCCGCAATCCTCTACACCGCACAGCTCTGCGGCGTCACGCATATCTTCAAGGCGGGCGGAGCACAGGCGGTCGCAGCGATGGCATACGGCACGCAAAGTATTCCGAAAGCCGACAAAATTTTCGGTCCGGGCAACCAATACGTCACCGAAGCGAAACAGCAGGTCTCGCAGTTCACCGCGATCGACATGCCCGCAGGTCCGTCCGAAGTGCTGGTAATGGCCGACGAAACGGCCGATCCCGCTTTCGTCGCATCGGACCTGCTCTCGCAGGCGGAACACGGCCCCGACTCACAGGCGATGCTGGTCGCTTCGTCGCGTGAACTGGCCGAACGGGTCGTCCGGGAGGTCGAACGGCAACTCGCCGAACTGCCCCGTGAGGCGATAGCATCCCGCGCACTGGACCACAGCCGCATCATCGTAATGGACACGCCCGAAGAGATGGTCGAATTTGCGAACGCCTACGCCACCGAGCACCTGATCATCTCGATGGACAACCCGTGGGAGGTGGCCCGCAGGATTACCGCCGCAGGAAGCGTTTTCATCGGAAATTACACGCCTGAAAGTGCGGGCGACTATGCCTCGGGGACGAACCACACGCTGCCGACGTACGGTTGGGCACGTTCGTGCAGCGGCGTAAACCTCGACAGCTTCATGCGCAAGATCACCTTTCAGGAGATCACCCCCGCAGGGTTGCAGCGAATCGGCGGCGTGATCGAAACGATGGCCGCGGCCGAAGGACTAGGGGCGCACAAAAACGCGGTTACGCTCCGGCTCCGGAAACTGGAATGA
- the hisG gene encoding ATP phosphoribosyltransferase: MIRIAIQAKGRLNEESIALLKEAGISIEDSKRKLLAKSEDFPIEVLYLRDDDIPQAVAMGVADLGIVGLNEVEEKNFNVTLTHKLGFGKCRISLAVPKTETYPGLEYFNGKRVATSYPAILSRFFTEKGISAEIHEIAGSVEIAPSVGMADAIFDIVSSGGTLVTNGLKEVEKVLFSEAVLIATPNLDEEKRQLLGQLLFRFEAVERSKGMKYVLLNLPHDKIAEAIEILPGMKSPTILPLAQEGWSSIHVVINERELWSKIEQLKAIGAEDILVLSLEKMIR; the protein is encoded by the coding sequence ATGATCAGAATCGCCATTCAGGCCAAAGGCCGGCTCAACGAAGAGAGCATCGCCCTGCTCAAAGAGGCAGGAATTTCCATCGAGGACAGCAAGCGCAAGCTGCTGGCCAAAAGCGAGGACTTCCCGATCGAGGTGCTCTACCTGCGCGACGACGACATTCCGCAGGCCGTCGCCATGGGCGTAGCCGACCTGGGAATCGTCGGCCTCAACGAAGTCGAGGAGAAAAATTTCAATGTCACACTGACGCACAAGCTCGGTTTCGGCAAATGCCGTATCTCGCTGGCCGTCCCCAAGACCGAAACCTATCCCGGACTGGAATACTTCAACGGCAAGCGGGTAGCCACCTCTTACCCGGCGATTCTCTCGCGCTTCTTCACCGAAAAGGGTATTTCGGCCGAAATCCACGAAATCGCCGGTTCGGTCGAAATCGCACCGTCGGTGGGTATGGCGGACGCCATTTTCGATATCGTCAGCTCGGGCGGCACACTGGTGACCAACGGCCTGAAAGAGGTGGAAAAGGTGCTTTTCTCGGAAGCCGTCCTGATCGCCACGCCGAATCTCGACGAAGAAAAGCGCCAACTGCTCGGCCAGCTGTTGTTCCGTTTCGAAGCGGTCGAGCGCAGCAAAGGCATGAAATACGTGCTGCTGAACCTGCCGCACGACAAGATCGCCGAAGCGATCGAAATCCTGCCCGGCATGAAAAGCCCGACAATCCTGCCGCTGGCGCAGGAGGGATGGAGTTCGATCCACGTTGTCATCAACGAACGCGAGCTGTGGAGCAAAATCGAACAGCTCAAAGCGATCGGCGCCGAAGATATCCTGGTGTTGTCCCTCGAAAAGATGATCCGCTGA
- the hisC gene encoding histidinol-phosphate transaminase, which yields MDIRNLIRENIRNLAPYSTARDDYQGTELSIALDANENPYDNGVNRYPDPRQKALKARLSQIKGVPVESIFVGNGSDEPIDLVYRVFCEPKMHNAVAITPTYSMYKVAAEINDVEVREVQLEEDFSLDADKLLAATDANTRLLWLCSPNNPTANSFPTATIERIIREFAGIVVLDEAYIDFAAEPGFLSRLGEFPNLIVLQTLSKAWGMAGLRLGLAFADPLIVATLSNVKYPYNVNGPTQQTVLERLAGSPAAQVAEILSERRRVAATLQPMKVVRKLYPSDANFVLVKVDEPRKVYDRLIAAGIIVRDRSRMQGCEGCLRITIGTPEENTRLLEVMAQL from the coding sequence ATGGACATACGCAATCTCATACGGGAGAATATCCGCAACCTCGCGCCCTACTCCACCGCGCGCGACGATTACCAGGGCACCGAGTTGAGCATAGCCCTCGACGCCAACGAAAATCCTTACGACAACGGAGTCAACCGCTACCCCGACCCGCGCCAGAAGGCGCTCAAGGCACGCCTTTCGCAGATCAAGGGCGTCCCGGTGGAAAGCATCTTCGTGGGCAACGGCTCGGACGAACCGATAGATTTGGTTTACAGGGTATTCTGCGAACCGAAAATGCACAACGCCGTAGCCATCACCCCGACTTACAGCATGTACAAAGTGGCCGCCGAAATCAACGACGTGGAGGTCCGCGAAGTACAGCTCGAGGAGGATTTTTCGCTCGACGCGGACAAGCTGCTCGCCGCAACGGATGCCAACACCCGCCTGCTGTGGCTCTGTTCCCCGAACAACCCGACAGCCAACAGCTTCCCCACGGCGACCATCGAACGGATCATCCGCGAATTCGCAGGAATCGTGGTGCTCGACGAAGCGTACATCGACTTCGCCGCAGAGCCGGGCTTTCTCTCGCGCCTCGGCGAATTTCCGAACCTGATCGTACTGCAAACGCTCTCGAAGGCATGGGGCATGGCGGGTTTAAGGCTGGGACTGGCCTTCGCAGACCCGCTGATCGTCGCTACGCTGTCGAATGTCAAGTACCCCTACAACGTGAACGGTCCCACACAGCAGACCGTCCTCGAACGGCTCGCCGGGTCGCCCGCCGCGCAGGTGGCCGAGATACTCTCCGAACGCCGACGGGTCGCCGCAACGCTGCAACCGATGAAAGTCGTGCGCAAACTCTACCCGTCGGACGCGAATTTCGTGCTGGTAAAAGTCGACGAACCGCGCAAGGTCTACGATCGGCTGATCGCCGCAGGGATTATCGTCCGCGACCGTTCGCGCATGCAAGGGTGCGAGGGCTGCCTGCGCATCACCATCGGCACGCCCGAGGAGAACACGCGGCTGCTGGAGGTGATGGCCCAGCTGTAA
- the hisF gene encoding imidazole glycerol phosphate synthase subunit HisF encodes MLAKRIIPCLDIKNGETVKGINFLELREVGDPVALGRRYAEEGADELVYLDISATFEGRKTFAELVTRIAGNINIPFTVGGGISTVDDAGRLLGAGADKVSINSAAVRNPELIGQIASKYGSQFVVVAIDAKTVDGQWRVTTHGGRNLTERELFTWAKEAEERGAGEILFTSMDHDGTKNGYPCDTYAQLSEMLSIPVIASGGAGTAQHIADVLTLGKADAALAASIFHYGEIPIPVLKRELAKQRIPVRLTKF; translated from the coding sequence ATGTTAGCCAAACGCATCATCCCCTGCCTCGATATCAAAAACGGTGAAACCGTCAAAGGCATCAATTTCCTCGAACTGCGCGAAGTGGGCGATCCTGTCGCCCTCGGGCGCCGCTATGCCGAAGAGGGAGCCGACGAACTGGTCTACCTCGACATCAGCGCCACATTCGAGGGACGCAAGACTTTCGCAGAACTGGTGACCCGCATCGCAGGGAATATCAACATCCCGTTCACCGTAGGCGGAGGGATCAGTACGGTCGACGACGCCGGTCGGTTGCTCGGGGCCGGGGCCGACAAGGTCAGCATCAACAGCGCCGCCGTACGCAACCCGGAGCTGATCGGCCAAATCGCATCGAAATACGGCAGCCAGTTCGTCGTCGTAGCGATCGACGCGAAAACGGTGGACGGACAGTGGCGCGTGACAACCCACGGCGGTCGCAACCTCACCGAGCGCGAGCTCTTCACTTGGGCGAAGGAGGCCGAGGAGCGCGGTGCGGGCGAGATACTCTTCACTTCGATGGACCACGACGGGACGAAGAACGGCTACCCGTGCGACACCTACGCACAGCTCTCGGAAATGCTGTCGATCCCGGTGATCGCCTCGGGCGGCGCAGGCACCGCACAGCACATCGCGGACGTACTGACCCTCGGCAAGGCCGACGCCGCATTGGCCGCCAGCATTTTCCACTACGGCGAAATCCCGATCCCCGTGCTCAAACGCGAACTGGCAAAGCAACGTATTCCGGTCAGGCTGACGAAATTTTAA